A window from Toxoplasma gondii ME49 chromosome IX, whole genome shotgun sequence encodes these proteins:
- a CDS encoding hypothetical protein (encoded by transcript TGME49_290150), with translation MSFSCVVSEKNVVDRGGSTGERECSFFCACKGNLRAKEDAKRKRRRSSRGWRGSAVSASVQRSESEQVSRQSRISRRNRGRAERKEREETKNSTLFLPTRKQTRTNGEKKKRRLWSADASSHAREISRACARLERDAEGIQSQRSVVCLRTW, from the coding sequence ATGTCTTTCTCGTGTGTCGTCTCTGAAAAGAACGTGGTGGACCGGGGCGGTTCGAccggggagagagagtgcTCTTTCTTTTGTGCCTGCAAAGGAAATCTTcgagcgaaggaagacgcgaagagaaaacggagaagaagttCGCGAggatggagaggaagcgcggTGTCTGCGAGTGTCCAGAGGTCGGAAAGCGAACAGGTTTCGCGGCAGTCGAGGATCAGTCGAAGGAATCGAGGAAGagccgagaggaaggaacgcgaggaaacgaagaactcgactctttttctcccgacgcggaagcagacgagaacgaatggggaaaagaagaagaggcgcctTTGGTCGGCAGACGCGTCTTCGCACGCGAGAGAAATCTCGCGAGCATGCGCGAGGCTCGAGAGGGACGCAGAAGGAATTCAAAGTCAACGTTCTGTTGTGTGTTTGAGAACTTGGTGA